The following are encoded together in the Salvelinus fontinalis isolate EN_2023a chromosome 38, ASM2944872v1, whole genome shotgun sequence genome:
- the cd79a gene encoding B-cell antigen receptor complex-associated protein alpha chain isoform X2: protein MVAVTFLFLCYWAAGVHGDLSRIQVTLEPDRPSLRVQLSHTAHLRCCYSATRGAVETTWFISIQTVNGTSALQGVDRRDNRVTVDEGNLTAAGVMCHTLILKEARLNDSGLYQCFLNHSALRHSVYTYGTFLQVYRPMVKILDISESTKNRILTAEGMLLMVVVLLHGTMMLYEETQSTEEEKGQKGRGEYL from the exons ATGGTGGCCGTGACATTCTTGTTCCTCTGCTACTGGGCTG CAGGTGTCCACGGTGACCTCAGCCGTATCCAGGTTACTCTGGAGCCAGACAGGCCCTCTCTGAGGGTGCAGCTCTCTCACACCGCCCACCTGCGCTGCTGCTACTCAGCCACAAGGGGAGCCGTGGAAACCACCTGGTTCATCAGCATCCAGACGGTCAACGGCACGTCCGCCCTGCAGGGAGTGGACCGGAGAGACAACCGTGTGACAGTGGATGAGGGGAACCTGACGGCGGCAGGGGTCATGTGTCACACACTCATCCTGAAGGAGGCCCGTCTGAACGACTCAGGGTTGTACCAGTGTTTTCTCAACCATAGCGCCCTGCGGCACTCTGTGTACACCTACGGCACCTTCCTGCAGGtctaca GGCCGATGGTGAAGATTCTGGACATCAGTGAAAGCACCAAGAACAGGATCCTGACTGCTGAGGGAATGTTACTGATGGTGGTGGTGCTTCTGCATGGTACCATGATGCTCT ACGAAGAAACTCAATCAACTGAAGAAGAAAAGGGTCAAAAAGGAAGAGGAGAATATCTATGA
- the cd79a gene encoding B-cell antigen receptor complex-associated protein alpha chain isoform X1, producing the protein MVAVTFLFLCYWAAGVHGDLSRIQVTLEPDRPSLRVQLSHTAHLRCCYSATRGAVETTWFISIQTVNGTSALQGVDRRDNRVTVDEGNLTAAGVMCHTLILKEARLNDSGLYQCFLNHSALRHSVYTYGTFLQVYRPMVKILDISESTKNRILTAEGMLLMVVVLLHGTMMLCKTKKLNQLKKKRVKKEEENIYEGLNLEECCSTYDQIQRFLVQGPYQDVGNMIMEEEIQLEKP; encoded by the exons ATGGTGGCCGTGACATTCTTGTTCCTCTGCTACTGGGCTG CAGGTGTCCACGGTGACCTCAGCCGTATCCAGGTTACTCTGGAGCCAGACAGGCCCTCTCTGAGGGTGCAGCTCTCTCACACCGCCCACCTGCGCTGCTGCTACTCAGCCACAAGGGGAGCCGTGGAAACCACCTGGTTCATCAGCATCCAGACGGTCAACGGCACGTCCGCCCTGCAGGGAGTGGACCGGAGAGACAACCGTGTGACAGTGGATGAGGGGAACCTGACGGCGGCAGGGGTCATGTGTCACACACTCATCCTGAAGGAGGCCCGTCTGAACGACTCAGGGTTGTACCAGTGTTTTCTCAACCATAGCGCCCTGCGGCACTCTGTGTACACCTACGGCACCTTCCTGCAGGtctaca GGCCGATGGTGAAGATTCTGGACATCAGTGAAAGCACCAAGAACAGGATCCTGACTGCTGAGGGAATGTTACTGATGGTGGTGGTGCTTCTGCATGGTACCATGATGCTCTGTAAG ACGAAGAAACTCAATCAACTGAAGAAGAAAAGGGTCAAAAAGGAAGAGGAGAATATCTATGAG GGTCTAAATCTGGAGGAATGCTGCTCCACATATGATCAGATCCAGCGCTTTCTGGTGCAGGGCCCCTACCAAGACGTGGGAAACATGATTATGGAGGAGGAAATCCAACTGGAGAAGCCTTGA